Genomic segment of Deltaproteobacteria bacterium:
AGGATTTTCGGTCCGTGATATAGCCGAAAAGCGGCTGGATGACCGAAGAGGTCAGGTTGGAAAACAACATGATCGTTCCCGCCATGGCATAAGAAAGTCCTAAAGCGTCTTTTAGGAAAGGGAGTAACGCAGGCAGGGCGCTGGTATTCAAATCCGTCATCATGTGGCCCATACTCAGAAGGATCAGACCCCGGTAATCAATCTTCTTTATTATCCCGGTTTTTTCGTCCAAGGTATACTCCTTCGAAATTTTAACAACTTGTAGCTCCTTAGGTTATTCTATACATTTCCAAGCGAAGCATTTTACCACGGGGAGCCTTATTGTTAGCCGAAGTTCATAATCATTTAACCAAAGCCCTGGAAAGGAAGTAGAGTTCGCTGGGTGCCTGGTAGCGATCAATCCAGGTCGAGGGGATAGACGGGGCGGCGGACTTTGCGGTAGTGGAAGCGCTTGAGGTCCATGGAAGCTAAGCCACCGCTGTCCGCCAGAAGCACCCCGCTGGAAATGGGTTCGAAGGCGGCCCGGAAATGGTGCCAGGATTTGACCGCAAGAACGGAGCACTCCCGGGGCTCGATGTTCTGGGTACGGAAGACCTGCAAATCGTACACCTGGTGGTTATGAGTAGCCACCACCACCCGCACTCCACCCTGCCGCAAAACAGCCGTCGGCCCCAGGGAGAAACGGACGCCCTTGTTCATAGGCCCTTCGCAGGTGTAAGCTCCGTCGCTGATATTCTCAACCACTCCATCAAAAATGAGGGAAGGCCCGTAGGTTCTGGGATCGATCTTCGCTCCCAGTTCCACTTTCACCTTGGCGCCTCTTCCGGCACTTACGCACTGACGGGCTGCTTCCGGATCGGCCACGGAGGCAAAGGCCGCATTGGGCAGGTCGGCCTCAACCATGGCTCGCAAAAGATTGATCCCGTCGCCGTAGCCTCCCGATCCGGGGTTGTCGGTGTAATCGGCGATGATTAGCGGCTTGCTTCCAGGGAGCACGGACTTCGCCTTTTCCATCGCCTCTTTGATCTTCACCGGCTGAACCGTCTTTTCATCCCGGGTCGCCCAGATCTCTTCCTGAAGTTCCTGAGCCAGGGCCCGGTAGCGCGGGCTCTCGCCATTTCCGGTAATCGTCACCGATGGGCCAACCTCCGGGATGTCGGACCAGACGAAACCGGCGCAGACGGCCACTGCCAGCACGCCCGGTTCTTTCTGCTGCAATTCCTCCGCTTTCCGGAGAATTCTGGACATGGGACCGCCCTGGGTGCGGCCGTAATCGCAGCCATCGATCTGAGGCCCTCGTACCATCAATGCCCGCGGGCAAATCTTTCCTTCCATGGCCCGCTGAAGGAGGCTGGCTGCCTCCATGGCCCGCTCGTAATGATCCACGTGAGGGTAGGTGCGGTAGGCGATGACGATGTTGGCCAGGCGGGCCATGACCTCGGTCACGTTGGCATGAATGTCCAGGGTTATGGCAATCGGCACCTGCGGGCCGAGCCTTTCCCGGAGGCGGCGCAAGAGATCCCCTTCGGCGTCATCCTGGTCTTCTGTGACCATGGCTCCGTGCAGGGCGAGGAGTACACCATCGAAAGGGCCTTGCTTGCAAGCCTCGATGACTGCCCCGCTGAGTTCCGCCCAGGTCTCGACCATTGTCTTCCCGCTGGGAGTTGCCTGGGCGGCGATGGGCTGAACCAGATTCCAACCATACTTCTTGGCTGCATCGAGGTGGCCTCCGATCTCCGTACGGGTTCCGGCCAGGGCCTGTTGAATCTCCTCTCCCCGGTAATACCGGCGTGCTTTATAGGAGCTAATCGTTGCGGGAAGGATGCTGAAAGTGTTGGTTTCGTGGTTGATCTCCGCAGAAAGAACGCGTCGGGCCATCAAATTATCTCCTTTGTTATCGTGCGAGTCCGCATTCTGAAATCCGCAATCCGCAATTATACCTTTGGGGGTTCCTTCCTCTTTGATTCATCCAGGAAGCACGCCACCATCCCTTCTTCATCTCTTCGGGAAGAAGGGACCTTTTCACTGCAATCCGATTTGGCAAAAACACACCGTGGATGAAAGGTGCATCCGGGCGGGGGGTCAAGGGGATTGGGAAAACCGGCCCCCAGATGGACCACTGGAACTCCAAGGCCCGGTTCCGGCGTAAGCACCGATTCCAGCAGAGCCCGGGTGTAAGGATGACGGGGGTTCTGAAATAATCGGTCTGTCTCGGCCTCCTCCACGATCCGCCCCAAATACATAACCGCCACGCGGGTAGCCAGATGTTCCACCACTGCCAGATTGTGGCTGATAAGTAAATAGGTGAGTCCTAACTCCTTCCTCAAGGAAATGAGCAGGTTCAGAATCTGTGCTTGAACAGAGACGTCGAGAGAGGATGTGGGTTCGTCGCAGATCACCACTTCAGGTCGCATGATGAGGGCCCGGGCGACCGCCACTCGCTGGCGCTGCCCCCCTGAGAGCTGTCCCGGATAGCTGTGGTAAACCCGTCCGGGCAGGCCAACCAGGTCCAACATCTCCTCCACCTTACTCCGCCAGGTAGATGGATCGCCTACCTTGTGAACCCGGAGGGGCAGGGAAATGATAGACCCCACCATTTTACGGGGATTCAGCGAAGAGTAAGGATCCTGGAAAACCGGCTGGATCATCCTAGAGCGGGTACGCCGGTCCTCTCCGGCGATGGCTCGGCCATCGATGAGAATCTGACCACTAGTCGGAGGTAGGAGGC
This window contains:
- a CDS encoding ATP-binding cassette domain-containing protein translates to MTESQQPVLELLDVHRTFTVSRGLFKGKRALGAVNGVSLGINRGDVLGLVGESGCGKTTLARMLLGLLPPTSGQILIDGRAIAGEDRRTRSRMIQPVFQDPYSSLNPRKMVGSIISLPLRVHKVGDPSTWRSKVEEMLDLVGLPGRVYHSYPGQLSGGQRQRVAVARALIMRPEVVICDEPTSSLDVSVQAQILNLLISLRKELGLTYLLISHNLAVVEHLATRVAVMYLGRIVEEAETDRLFQNPRHPYTRALLESVLTPEPGLGVPVVHLGAGFPNPLDPPPGCTFHPRCVFAKSDCSEKVPSSRRDEEGMVACFLDESKRKEPPKV
- a CDS encoding M81 family metallopeptidase, translating into MARRVLSAEINHETNTFSILPATISSYKARRYYRGEEIQQALAGTRTEIGGHLDAAKKYGWNLVQPIAAQATPSGKTMVETWAELSGAVIEACKQGPFDGVLLALHGAMVTEDQDDAEGDLLRRLRERLGPQVPIAITLDIHANVTEVMARLANIVIAYRTYPHVDHYERAMEAASLLQRAMEGKICPRALMVRGPQIDGCDYGRTQGGPMSRILRKAEELQQKEPGVLAVAVCAGFVWSDIPEVGPSVTITGNGESPRYRALAQELQEEIWATRDEKTVQPVKIKEAMEKAKSVLPGSKPLIIADYTDNPGSGGYGDGINLLRAMVEADLPNAAFASVADPEAARQCVSAGRGAKVKVELGAKIDPRTYGPSLIFDGVVENISDGAYTCEGPMNKGVRFSLGPTAVLRQGGVRVVVATHNHQVYDLQVFRTQNIEPRECSVLAVKSWHHFRAAFEPISSGVLLADSGGLASMDLKRFHYRKVRRPVYPLDLD